One window of Quercus robur chromosome 5, dhQueRobu3.1, whole genome shotgun sequence genomic DNA carries:
- the LOC126726608 gene encoding phospholipase A1-Igamma1, chloroplastic-like, with protein sequence MALSTMIYNHLPTTSQPILSKLPKIHGLAHQQVVLDRPQTKTSNRVSSLTESLSHLLHLHLETHPRTNIHQINWNLYDEEKLSTPTTSPKEVIAQNWHDMHASSNWESLLDPLHPWLRREIIKYGEFAQATYDAFDFDSHSEYCGSCRYNRHKLFETLGLSRNGYKVSKYIYAMSHVNMPQWLERSKLAETWSKDSNWMGYVAVSDDEETRRIGRRDIVVAWRGTVAPTEWYEDLQRKLEPTGHGDAKVEHGFLSIYTSKNDSTRYNKSSASEQVMKEVTRLVELYREKGEEVSLTITGHSLGGALALLNAYEAASTIPNLPVSVISFGAPRVGNIAFRDELHQLGVKTLRVVIKQDVVPWMPGLVFNESLQKLDDITGTLGWVYTHVGAELKLDVRSSPYLKRGLNWLGFHSLETYLHLVDGFVNTTATFREEARRDVALVNKACDMLVDELRIPHCWYQLANKGLVCNAHGRWVKPKRDPEDIPSPHMQENSNVPALEAGMQTQDVLKPLYSV encoded by the coding sequence ATGGCACTATCAACAATGATCTATAACCATCTTCCTACTACCTCTCAACCCATCTTGAGCAAGCTCCCCAAAATCCATGGCCTTGCCCATCAACAAGTTGTTCTTGATCGACCCCAAACAAAAACATCTAACCGGGTTTCAAGTCTAACCGAGTCACTCTCACACCTCCTCCACCTCCATCTTGAAACCCATCCTCGTACTAATATTCACCAAATCAATTGGAACTTATATGATGAAGAGAAACTCTCTACTCCCACAACTTCTCCTAAGGAGGTCATAGCCCAAAACTGGCATGACATGCATGCTTCCTCAAATTGGGAGAGTCTCTTGGATCCTCTTCATCCTTGGCTTCGAAGAGAAATCATCAAATATGGAGAATTTGCACAAGCAACATATGATGCTTTTGATTTCGATTCTCACTCGGAGTATTGTGGAAGCTGCCGGTACAATCGTCACAAGTTATTCGAAACATTAGGCCTCAGTAGAAATGGCTATAAGGTCAGCAAGTATATTTATGCCATGTCGCATGTAAACATGCCTCAATGGTTGGAGAGGTCAAAATTGGCGGAAACTTGGAGCAAAGATTCCAATTGGATGGGCTACGTGGCGGTTAGTGATGACGAGGAGACACGTAGGATTGGGCGGAGAGATATTGTGGTGGCGTGGCGTGGAACAGTGGCACCAACGGAGTGGTATGAGGATCTGCAAAGGAAGTTGGAGCCAACTGGGCACGGGGATGCTAAGGTTGAACATGGATTTCTTAGTATTTACACTTCTAAGAATGACTCTACTAGGTACAACAAATCTAGTGCCTCAGAGCAAGTCATGAAAGAAGTGACAAGGCTTGTAGAATTGTATAGGGAAAAAGGTGAAGAAGTTAGCCTCACAATCACTGGACATAGCTTGGGTGGTGCATTGGCTCTCCTCAATGCTTATGAAGCTGCATCAACTATTCCTAACCTTCCCGTTAGTGTGATTTCCTTTGGTGCACCAAGGGTTGGCAACATTGCTTTCAGAGATGAGCTTCACCAATTGGGAGTAAAAACCTTGAGAGTAGTAATTAAGCAAGACGTAGTACCTTGGATGCCAGGGCTTGTTTTCAATGAGAGTTTACAAAAACTTGATGATATTACCGGGACATTAGGATGGGTTTACACCCATGTTGGAGCCGAATTGAAACTTGATGTTCGTTCATCGCCTTACCTTAAACGTGGATTAAATTGGCTAGGGTTCCATAGCCTTGAAACATATCTTCATCTAGTGGATGGGTTTGTTAATACTACCGCAACATTTCGGGAAGAGGCTAGGAGAGATGTTGCTTTAGTGAACAAGGCATGTGACATGTTGGTAGATGAACTTAGGATCCCACATTGTTGGTATCAATTGGCCAACAAGGGATTAGTTTGTAATGCTCATGGTAGATGGGTAAAACCAAAGAGAGATCCAGAAGACATACCTTCACCTCATATGCAAGAAAATAGTAATGTCCCTGCTCTTGAAGCTgggatgcaaacacaagatgtACTTAAACCTTTATATAGTGTTTGA